One genomic segment of Mycolicibacterium psychrotolerans includes these proteins:
- a CDS encoding tyrosine-type recombinase/integrase, with amino-acid sequence MAQTRNRRAGVEDRWRKADGMPTAADGKGKRWRARYVAPDGKEHAKGFARKTDAQRWLDEVTASVVTGQYVDPKAGQVTFRDYAERWREIHVQRPSSRAHVETMLRRHAYPTLGDRQLSSILPSDVQAWVKSLDYLAPATVGVVHGLVSTVMKSAIRDRRIAANPCDGTKLPKVQRAQVVPLTTEQVNAVRDAVPAELRALVTLAAGTGMRQGECFGLTVDRVRFLERLAVVDRQLVTVPKQAPTFGPPKTAASNRTIPLPQVVVDALAAHLAAFPAEPDGLIFTLAGKPITRQTFGHKWRPAVKTAGLPTGTGFHALRHYYASLLIRHGESVKTVQSRLGHASAVETLDTYSHLWPDSDDRTRDAIDSVLGTTADALRTKTGQTP; translated from the coding sequence ATGGCCCAGACACGCAACCGCCGCGCCGGGGTTGAGGACCGCTGGCGCAAGGCCGACGGCATGCCCACCGCCGCCGATGGCAAGGGAAAGCGTTGGCGTGCAAGATATGTCGCCCCTGACGGCAAGGAACACGCGAAGGGGTTCGCCCGCAAGACCGACGCGCAACGCTGGCTCGATGAGGTCACCGCCTCGGTCGTCACCGGGCAGTACGTCGATCCGAAGGCCGGGCAGGTGACGTTCCGCGACTACGCCGAGCGGTGGCGCGAAATACATGTGCAGCGGCCCAGCTCCCGCGCGCACGTCGAGACCATGCTCCGCCGCCACGCCTACCCGACGCTCGGTGACCGGCAACTGTCGTCGATCCTCCCGAGCGACGTGCAGGCGTGGGTCAAGAGCCTCGATTACCTGGCCCCGGCGACCGTCGGCGTTGTCCACGGCCTGGTCTCCACCGTGATGAAATCGGCGATCCGTGACCGGCGCATCGCGGCCAACCCGTGCGACGGCACGAAACTGCCCAAGGTCCAGCGCGCCCAGGTGGTGCCGCTGACGACCGAGCAGGTGAACGCGGTGCGCGATGCCGTGCCCGCCGAGTTGCGCGCACTGGTCACCCTCGCGGCGGGCACCGGGATGCGTCAGGGCGAGTGTTTCGGCTTGACCGTTGACCGGGTGCGGTTCCTTGAGCGCCTGGCAGTGGTGGACCGCCAACTCGTCACGGTGCCGAAGCAAGCGCCGACGTTCGGCCCGCCCAAGACAGCCGCGAGTAACCGCACCATCCCGCTGCCCCAGGTGGTCGTGGACGCGCTGGCGGCGCACCTGGCGGCGTTTCCCGCCGAGCCGGACGGCCTGATCTTCACCCTGGCGGGCAAGCCGATCACCCGGCAGACGTTCGGGCACAAGTGGCGTCCGGCGGTGAAGACAGCGGGTTTGCCGACGGGCACCGGGTTCCACGCGCTGCGCCACTACTACGCCAGCCTGTTGATCCGGCACGGCGAGTCGGTGAAGACGGTTCAGTCCCGCCTCGGGCACGCCAGCGCCGTCGAGACGCTCGACACCTACAGCCACCTGTGGCCGGATTCTGACGACCGGACGCGGGACGCCATCGACTCGGTGCTCGGAACTACTGCGGACGCACTGCGGACGAAAACGGGGCAAACCCCCTGA
- a CDS encoding HNH endonuclease signature motif containing protein produces MFEHTFEIDATVSEAELREVVAHCERLKASAAAAQARATALWAAKRRATENAAGIPARKRGRGLASEIALARLDAPVNGNTHLGMANALVHEMPHTLAALEAGVLTEYRATLIVKASACLTVEDRRALDAELCADQQALVGLGNARIEAAAAAIAARLDAAAVVERKNRAAQSAGAWTRCAPNGMVYLTFLMPLSRGVGVYAALKREADATGDGRPRGQVMTDTLYERVTGRPADKPAPIALNLVLADTTLFGEDDAPGWIQGYGPVPAVVVRDLVSDAVTDEDAKATLRRLYRHPTSGQLVAMESKARIFPKGLAAFIGLRDQTCRTPYCNAPIRHHDHATPHHKGGPTSAGNGAGSCEACNYTKEAPGWTVRTHDSDGRHTAEYTTPTGATYHSTAPPLPGPTRRHSVIEGRLSIDIVELKRTA; encoded by the coding sequence ATGTTCGAACACACGTTCGAGATTGACGCGACGGTCTCGGAGGCCGAGCTGCGCGAAGTCGTGGCGCACTGCGAACGCCTGAAGGCTTCCGCAGCGGCGGCCCAAGCCCGGGCCACGGCGCTGTGGGCGGCCAAGCGGCGCGCCACCGAGAACGCCGCCGGCATTCCGGCCCGCAAACGGGGTCGCGGGTTGGCCTCGGAGATCGCGTTGGCGCGGCTGGACGCGCCGGTCAACGGCAACACCCACCTCGGGATGGCCAATGCTCTGGTCCACGAAATGCCGCACACCCTCGCCGCGTTGGAGGCCGGGGTGCTCACCGAGTACCGGGCCACCCTGATCGTCAAAGCCTCGGCCTGCCTGACCGTGGAAGACCGGCGCGCGTTGGATGCCGAACTGTGCGCTGATCAGCAAGCTCTGGTGGGGTTGGGGAATGCGCGGATCGAGGCCGCCGCCGCCGCGATCGCCGCCCGCCTCGACGCCGCCGCAGTGGTAGAGCGCAAGAACCGGGCCGCCCAGAGCGCCGGAGCCTGGACCCGCTGCGCCCCCAACGGGATGGTGTACCTGACCTTCCTGATGCCGCTGTCTCGGGGCGTCGGCGTCTACGCGGCGCTCAAGCGGGAGGCCGACGCCACCGGCGACGGGCGGCCGCGGGGGCAGGTCATGACCGACACCCTCTATGAGCGGGTCACCGGACGGCCCGCCGACAAGCCCGCCCCGATCGCGCTGAACCTGGTGCTCGCCGACACCACGCTGTTCGGGGAGGACGACGCCCCGGGCTGGATCCAGGGCTACGGCCCCGTCCCGGCGGTGGTGGTGCGCGACCTGGTCTCCGACGCCGTCACCGACGAGGACGCGAAAGCCACGCTGCGCCGGCTCTACCGGCACCCCACCAGCGGGCAACTGGTCGCGATGGAATCCAAGGCGCGGATCTTCCCGAAAGGGTTGGCGGCGTTCATCGGGCTGCGCGATCAAACCTGCCGCACCCCCTACTGCAACGCCCCGATCCGCCACCACGACCACGCCACCCCCCACCACAAAGGCGGGCCGACCAGCGCGGGCAACGGGGCAGGATCCTGCGAAGCCTGCAACTACACCAAAGAAGCCCCCGGCTGGACCGTCCGAACTCACGACAGCGATGGCCGGCACACCGCCGAATACACCACCCCGACCGGGGCGACCTACCACTCGACCGCACCACCACTACCCGGACCCACACGACGACACAGCGTGATCGAGGGCAGGCTGAGCATCGACATCGTCGAGCTGAAACGGACTGCCTAA
- a CDS encoding helix-turn-helix domain-containing protein gives MENNAANVNQRVGQRVAQLRTAAGLSQRELAAQISLRLGREFGTVTATRLEGGKRPITVDELAAAAQALGVTTSDLLSDDDLAPDAVEVLNAARDMMMANGALDAAVREWVRARHRLDALLDAEPQGRNSLRLTSFAGVNEVDLDDLISTARTEAEGTI, from the coding sequence ATGGAGAACAACGCAGCCAACGTCAACCAACGAGTAGGCCAGCGGGTCGCCCAGCTCCGCACCGCCGCCGGGTTGAGCCAGCGCGAGCTAGCGGCGCAAATCTCGCTGCGCCTCGGTCGGGAGTTCGGAACGGTCACGGCGACGCGCCTGGAGGGTGGCAAGCGACCGATCACGGTGGACGAACTGGCCGCTGCGGCGCAGGCGTTGGGGGTCACGACCAGCGACCTGCTCAGTGACGACGACCTGGCCCCCGACGCCGTGGAGGTGCTCAACGCGGCCCGCGACATGATGATGGCTAACGGCGCGCTGGACGCGGCAGTGCGCGAATGGGTCCGCGCCCGTCACCGGCTCGACGCACTGCTCGACGCAGAACCGCAGGGCCGGAACTCGCTACGGCTGACATCGTTCGCCGGGGTCAACGAGGTCGATCTCGACGACCTGATCAGCACCGCCCGCACCGAGGCCGAGGGGACGATCTGA
- a CDS encoding terminase large subunit domain-containing protein: MRAGPKGTVKAAPLDLSDYPAGRAARRERFIGEYLVTPRGHGAGQPFNLRTFQRDIIGGAFAPGVRTALVSIPRANGKTMLAAALAVAELFVGDMSAEVLVVASDQRQANITLRYAKRMVELNPVLAERVQVFADRLYLPENDATLLPLPAEPGALHGHDPSLLIVDELHVVTEAVWEAVTSVSGKRPESLTLAISTPASSPDSVMWRLVEHGRGGDDPSFYFREFAAPDGCTATDRKAWRVGNPALACRDPFLSEDGIEAARRTIREPVFRQLRLGQWVTGVEAWLPWGAWDDCAAQRAVQPRERVVLAFDGSASGDSTALVGCTLDGYIWLEGIWENPGDPRWRVPREDVDRAVDMAFDRYDVAELAADPWGWRSEIEQWAKRHGERRVVEWNTANAQRMAPATDRLYQAVTTKAVAHDGDSRLALHVAHCVAKPTPMGDLVSKDKRGSPRKIDAAVAAIVAFDRAAWHGTKNRKRARSFA, encoded by the coding sequence ATGAGGGCCGGGCCGAAGGGCACGGTCAAGGCCGCGCCGCTGGACCTGTCGGACTATCCGGCGGGGCGGGCGGCGCGCCGTGAGCGGTTCATAGGGGAGTACCTGGTGACGCCGCGCGGTCATGGTGCCGGTCAGCCGTTCAACCTGCGGACGTTCCAGCGGGACATCATCGGCGGCGCGTTCGCGCCGGGTGTCCGCACCGCGCTGGTGTCCATCCCGCGCGCCAACGGCAAGACCATGCTGGCCGCTGCGCTGGCGGTGGCTGAGCTGTTCGTCGGCGACATGTCCGCCGAGGTGCTGGTGGTCGCCAGCGACCAGCGGCAGGCGAACATCACGCTGCGCTACGCCAAGCGCATGGTCGAGCTGAATCCGGTGCTCGCCGAGCGGGTGCAGGTGTTCGCGGACCGGCTGTATCTGCCCGAGAACGACGCCACCCTATTGCCGCTGCCCGCCGAGCCGGGTGCGCTGCACGGGCACGACCCGTCGCTGTTGATCGTGGATGAGTTGCACGTCGTCACCGAGGCCGTCTGGGAGGCGGTGACCTCGGTGTCGGGGAAGCGGCCCGAGTCGCTGACGCTGGCGATTAGCACCCCGGCCAGCTCGCCGGACAGCGTGATGTGGCGGCTGGTGGAGCACGGGCGCGGCGGTGATGACCCGTCGTTCTACTTCCGGGAGTTCGCCGCCCCCGATGGCTGCACGGCGACCGACCGTAAGGCGTGGCGCGTCGGCAATCCGGCGCTGGCGTGCCGTGACCCGTTCCTGAGCGAGGACGGCATCGAGGCTGCCCGCCGGACGATCCGCGAGCCGGTGTTCCGCCAGCTTCGGCTTGGTCAGTGGGTGACCGGGGTGGAGGCGTGGCTGCCGTGGGGTGCCTGGGACGACTGCGCGGCGCAACGGGCCGTACAGCCCCGTGAGCGGGTGGTCTTGGCGTTCGACGGCAGCGCCAGTGGGGACTCCACGGCGCTCGTTGGCTGCACGCTCGACGGCTATATCTGGCTTGAGGGCATCTGGGAGAACCCCGGCGATCCGCGCTGGCGGGTGCCCCGTGAGGACGTGGACCGCGCTGTGGACATGGCGTTCGACCGCTACGACGTCGCCGAGCTGGCTGCGGACCCGTGGGGCTGGCGCAGCGAGATCGAGCAGTGGGCCAAGCGGCACGGTGAGCGCCGCGTCGTCGAGTGGAACACCGCGAATGCGCAGCGGATGGCCCCGGCCACCGACCGGCTGTATCAGGCGGTGACGACCAAAGCCGTCGCCCACGACGGCGACTCGCGGCTGGCGCTGCACGTGGCGCATTGCGTCGCCAAACCGACCCCGATGGGCGATCTGGTCAGCAAAGACAAGCGGGGATCACCTCGCAAGATCGACGCCGCCGTCGCCGCCATCGTGGCGTTCGACCGTGCGGCGTGGCATGGAACCAAGAACCGTAAGAGAGCAAGGAGTTTCGCATGA
- a CDS encoding VOC family protein, with the protein MIRIASVHLWVHDQEVALKFWTEKVGMEVRQDVSLPDVDGLFRWLTVGPPGQDDVSVVLMAVPGQPVMDEPTRTQVLDLTAKGFAGTVFLTTDDCHASYEALRSRGVEFTEEPHEMPYGIDCGFRDPSGNSVRLTQLAS; encoded by the coding sequence ATGATCAGGATCGCAAGCGTTCACCTGTGGGTGCACGATCAAGAAGTCGCGCTGAAGTTCTGGACCGAGAAGGTGGGAATGGAGGTGCGCCAGGACGTTTCGCTGCCCGATGTGGACGGGCTCTTCCGCTGGTTGACGGTCGGGCCGCCCGGTCAGGACGACGTCTCCGTCGTGTTGATGGCGGTGCCGGGCCAGCCGGTGATGGATGAGCCGACCCGTACCCAGGTGCTCGATCTCACCGCCAAGGGATTCGCCGGCACCGTGTTCCTCACCACCGACGACTGCCACGCCAGTTACGAGGCACTGCGGTCGCGCGGCGTCGAGTTCACCGAAGAGCCCCACGAGATGCCCTACGGCATCGACTGCGGGTTCCGCGACCCGTCCGGCAACAGCGTCCGGCTCACCCAGCTCGCTTCTTAG
- a CDS encoding helix-turn-helix transcriptional regulator, whose amino-acid sequence MSTHDHDPIIFAPEVAEMLGGIPLATLRYWTYTGTGPRSFKLGRRRAYRLSEVRSWLAAQETAAHA is encoded by the coding sequence TTGAGCACCCACGACCACGACCCCATCATTTTCGCCCCCGAGGTTGCCGAGATGCTCGGCGGCATTCCCCTTGCGACGCTGCGCTATTGGACATACACCGGCACCGGGCCGCGCTCGTTCAAGCTCGGTCGGCGTCGCGCCTACCGGCTGTCCGAGGTGCGGTCCTGGCTGGCCGCGCAAGAGACCGCCGCGCACGCCTGA